The Vitis vinifera cultivar Pinot Noir 40024 chromosome 3, ASM3070453v1 region AATGTCCCCATTTTAGTTTAAACTGCTTATTATGTGATTCTGTTGACTTACCATATTTACTAAGACTTTTGTTTTATGCTACTCCAAATTTCTGGCTTGTCCACTTGCATCAGCAGTCAATCTCTGAGATTAAAAGCTTCAAGAGAGTCTCCGGGACTGACTCAGGAACTTACAAGCGACAGACTGGAGAGTATAGCAGAAATTGAAAACAGATATGATGTCTTTGATGAAGTGAAACATCGgtttttaagtttcaaaaagCACAAATATTTGTAAgcatcaaataattttcactaaGGCTATTTTCCTTTGTAGAACAATGAGTTTATACGCTTGCATGTTTTGAGCAGGGAAAATTTAGAATGCTTTCAAAATCTAGCCACTGCTCAGGCACCGAAGGTGGGTTCCCTACTATGgatattgacttttttttttttctttcttattttgggTCCATgcattgtaaattttttagtattgtATTGTTTGCTTTGCTGTGGCATATGCCTCATTTTTGTTACCGAGGAGATAATCCAATCTTGGTACTAACAACTTCAAGAACAGTTCATGGTTATTGCTTGTGCTGATTCTAGAGTTTGTCCCTCCAAGATCCTGGGATTTGAACCAGGAGAAGCTTTTATGGTTCGAAACGTGGCAAATCTGGTGCCTCTGTATGAGGTATCTAATAGTTCTCACTGGTTTCATGTCTACTTAACTAATAAGCATGAATGgcacaaaatgaaaataagctTGTTTAGATGAATGGAAAACTTAAGAATCTGTACTGAATtccatatttttcattcttgtcTTTGTCTTTGTcctatatttattgtttttttttctgatgCAGAATGGACCCACAGAAACAAATGCTGCTCTTGAGTTTGCTGTAAATACTCTTGAGGTGAGGGTTCAGACAGCTCCACATGTTTCCTTCAATGAACAGAAGAAACTTGTGAATTCTTGAAGCAATGATAATGGCAAAATTGTCTTGAAATTCAGGaacatttcataaaaaaataaaaataaacaataaaaaagaaaaaagaaaaataaaagaaaaaagaattctaaataagtaaattaatttgaatgaaagacaaaaagtaaacaataaaaaaaggaTTCTAGTGCAGTATGAAAGAAGCATATCTTCTCCCTCTGGAGTTATTTTGATTAGTTTAGGAACATTGGCTATTCTCatgaatatttttggaaatttctaattttagcTAATATTTTTGGTGCTTTGAGAATAAATTCACATATGATTTGAACTTTTGCCATGATGACTCAGATTACTCCATAGTTGGGCTCTCAAACATCAAATGAAATGGGCAACAGTTTCATCACAAGTCTGACTGCAATATTTCTCTCCTACtatgagaatcagaaaattttagtttctttgtACAGGTTGAAAATATTCTAGTCATTGGCCACAGCTGCTGTGGGGGAATTCGTGCCCTTATGGGTATGGAAGAAGAAGTAGACTCAAGGTTTGGCTAAGACAGATGCATTTGGTTCTCTTGATGAGTGGCTTCTAGTTTGTTTTATCTAGTGCCACTGTATTTCTCATTTAGTTACTTTGCTTTTCAGTAGCTTCATTCAAAGTTGGGTTGTTGTTGGGAAGAATGCAAAGTTAAGAGCCAAGGCTACTGCTTCCAAACTTAGCTTTGATCAGCAGTGCAGAAACTGTGAAAAGGTGCTATTTTTGTCCTTAAACTGGAATATCTGACACACATGACAAAGCTTGATCAAGGAGATTTTTTCGCTTCTTAGTTCTTTCATAATAGTATTGCATTATTTCTGTTATCAGGGATTTAAATTAGCCATTGAATTTACCATAATTGGGCACCCTCTTATCCAAGACATTCTTAACCTTGTTCTGGGTTTCTATAGAggattttcttttctgtttccTTTGGGGGCAGGAGATCAGagcattttcccttttttttaaaacatccaTTTTAAGGCCATTGATCCAGTAACCCCGTATTCTTATGAGAAGATTACTTTAACCAAGGGCATTCAAAAGCCAAGTTTTTATACATTGGATAAGAAACAGAAATGGTTACTGAAACTTCCTCTGCAATAGGATGGCTGTCTTATTCACAAAAATACACAGGGGATCAAAACTGGTGGCACAATAAAAAAATCTCTAGCAGATTCAAAATCCCTAAAGGAAATCTGAGTTGAGGCTGTGAGGAAAGACACTAAAACTTTTGTTTGAAATCCAATATGATCCTAGGTAGAGAATGACGATTTCCAGacagaaaaaagaacaaagaaaaaggaaaaccagTCCTTTTAAAAACAATGCATCAAACTGTTTTTGTAGATTGTGTCTCCAATCATAATATAGattagaagaatgaagatgcCCCTGTTTTTTGCTCCAATGATATCTCTAGATTCCTATTTCATGAGCTTCATCCTTTTGAAGACAATTGATTTTGGCACTCGATTTCTTAATATAAATGCAACCTTCCCCAGTGTAGATAATAAAACATTGAAGAACTCGGTGCATTAAAGTTCTTAAAGAGTCCATTATGGATTAATACTTCAGCTACTTGAATGAAGTTTAGATGATACTATGGTTGCCCATGGACCCTTTTATGCATCATATTAGGTATCAGGGAAAATGCATTCTGAATCTATTTTTGTTTGaacttcttttatatttttttaacaggAATCCATCAACTGTTCATTGTTGAACCTTCTCACTTACCCATGGATTAAAGAACGAGTGGAAAGAGGAATGCTTTCAATTCATGGTGGCTACTACGATTTTGTCAACTGTACTTTTGAGAAATGGACTCTGGACTATAAGGAAAGTGGCAGATACCTGGTCAAGGACAGAGTATTTTGGGCCTGAATTTTGCTTTGATCTTCCCATTCCCCCTTTCGGtctgtttgtttttatttgtctatttatttaCATTTCCTTCTTCTGGTAAGTGCATGTTTAATGTAACTGTTTGAAAtgataaaattgatatgcaatGTAGACAAGTCAAGGTGTGAGAACATAAAGTTCACGTAAGAATagagaatgaaaataagaaattaattatattttcatttgttaatGTGTTtagattgttttttagaatgagaataaaaataaaaatttcgtTAGAACGGGAATGAAATCCCACTTCcactaaaattttgatttctcgtTTCCACAGGGTATTCggatttccttttatttccatcctattttcattcttattccCACGTATCAAATGCATCTTAAGGCCATGTTTCAAACATGGgattaagaaattaattttattcttatttattaatacatttgaaattattattatagaaATCAAATCTCGCTCTCATTaggatttttatatattaatttaaaattaataaattatttttatatacttttttaaacttatttcatttatttttcgtcttctaaataaaaaattaattattttaaaatatataaaattttaactaatttaattgtatttcattttaatttatatttttcataatcaaaCCAAACATTTTTCCTTAGTTTATAGCATTAAGGTTTCGGAATGGAGGTCATAATTTGTATAATACTTGCAAGAAAATCGCCAAGCATCTTCATGTTTTCTTACCATTATAGGGGAGAACGAAGGGGTAATAAACCTATAACTCACTAGTAGGTTCTTACTGTGTGCGCTTTGATTATCATGATCTATTTTACCATGAAGAGATCTTGTGGAACCAAGTAAATCTGTTGTGGACTATGGTGATTTATGTTACTAAGAaaggtatttatattaaataatacaaatactCATCAACCTAGTAAATGGTAGGAGTGCAAATTGGACGGGTTGACTCGATCCAACCTGAATTCAACCTAATATTTGGACGATTTTGGGcaaatattttcattacttGGGTTGAACTTGAGTTAAGTTTTCTCAATTCAACCTCAATTTGGGTTGGACTCAAGTTCAAGTTCAGACAATTCAAATTTAACCCAAAccctatttaatatttttataatatttattaatattttcagaATTGGACCAGATATTGGACCAAAAAAATTACTGGTTCACGATTCACTGATCGAACAATGGTTAAAACTTAGTTGAACCGATAAGGTCATAaagatataatttatattttaataaaatttaaaacaattataaaaaattaatatatattattaaaaactttaataatattttattttttatgttcaatatgtcaaattaaatgataaaatattaaattttattaaataaaatatgtataatatttaaatatgaagatatatttaaaataaaaaaaaattataatgtttaatttaattacataTGTAcgtattttgttattttaaaattttaaaaattattatattgattaatttatattatttttatgtttataattgataattattataaaaataatagtagatataaatatttatatttgtttaaatgtttaatatgataaaaataaaaaataaaaaggatataTAGACATTTACCAAATTATTAATCAACCAGTCGTGTGGCACAGTGGTAGGCCACtgtaatatttaaataagtgGTATTTATACTTGCAAACCTTGGGAACAAGCAAACGGGCTTGGAATGAATGAACTTGGTTCAGAAGATCGGTAAGCCCATTTAGGTTTTGGTCAACCAATGGTTGACTGGTTCCTAAAGAACCGGACGATCCGTTTGGTTAGATGGTTTGACCACTGGTTTGAACAGCGGTCCAACCTATCTCCGGTCCATTTCACCAACCCGTCGCTCAACGGTTCCACCGGTTTTCAAAacaatgatatatatatatataatgtctatTATCCTAGatgataatattaatttttttttagatttaaaaaaattaaattataattatattatatattttttcatttttttaaaaatgtatataagtttattttttacctttttatagttatattgaaattttgcattatttattatttaaattttagtacaaatatatatatataaaccattattaatgaattttgaattttataaccCAATGAACCCAAAAAATTTAAGTCTAACTTGATCAACTCGAGTTTAACTTGATTAATTTGGGTTTAACTCAACCAACCCCAGCTCAACccgaatttagaaaataaagttgAGTTGGGTTTGAGTTGAGCACCTCAAGCTAAAAATTGGGTTGGGTTGAACTTGAATTAACCATCAACTCGAACAACTCACCCAAGTTGCAGCTCTAGAAAATGGAGTGCTTAATATGTATGCCATAATtctttttgatttattttactCTTGTGCtttttagaatataaaataaaataaatgatgtgGCCTTACATGAACATTTGCATTTTGTAGGGGACAAGGGATTTTGATTTCATAATTGGTGAAATTGTAAGATCACATTACTTGAGAGATATGTCTCCGTTTTAttaattgtattttaataatttcaacattgatgaaaagctatttccacACTTGTATAAACATGAATagctatttaaaaataattaatattttatacatttttttttttgtcaaagcTACTATTTTTCATCATTCAGGTACTACATTTTTATGATATAGGTACCACATTTGATCATCTTAAGTACCACATTTAACCGATGAATACatgaaacttgaattatttttaaaagattactattttgtaattatttttacataaatgtgtggaaattcacttttttttaaatattttttgtcaCGTAAGATTgatcataaaatagaaaattaatggaattttaaaatgtttaaggCTATTTTTATGACATTGTGTGGACCCCTCATTTTTGCTCGATGTGTTCCCACTTGATGGCgtgactcgctttttatttatttggtgaaaaatatgatttttagaaaaatatctggagtcgccacttatttttgttttattttttaagagaaaaacaaaaaccctaagtgtgactccttaagGAAAAACAGGTATGTGAGAAACCGAGTCTGGTTctggggtcaggttacttattgggaaggtacgataaagaccataacacccttctaagcccctaaaaacgggtttctactaaataaggtgaaacaagcctgacaattaactaggagatcaatagataccaaaatgatcatagatAAAAAACAAGTCATGATAATggataaataaacaaagtgagagtgagagcatACCTTGGCAGTAAGTAATAAAGTGATATCATGAAACAatgttagctcaagtataaaatcatcacatgcatatcaaagagtaagacaaagatcaaacaatattcattaagcataacagtTGACgatcagaagagaaaactcatatgtagagcccccaccaaagcctaatttatcttgcatgaattagtctcacaaattccattattttataattatgaaaaattcattcttgcttattagaaatcaagaaaaacagaaaattattttaaaatcaaagaaaatttgtgaaaatgcTTACCTGAAAGGAaatgtagcaagtttatttaaaaacggAATTTTTAGTAACTTAAAATCCTAATGAAGAATGAAAAGtgatagaattaaaaaatatttgaaaactagagtggaattaaaattatttgataaaaattggagttttgaaaattaattttgaaagaaaatggagtttcagaaattagagttttgaagattaaattaaagaattgaagttttgaaagaaatcggagttttgaaaattaattgaaaattggagttctggaaaattacttttgaaagtgggaatcttggaaaattatttaaaaattaaagttttgaaaattggagttttgaaaagtatttaaaaataggaaatttggaaaattaaactttgatataaaaaatatgaagaattaaaaaGGATGAGGTGTGGTAGTGGGATTGCATGccaaggtggccatgcaaagtgTGGCCCCGAGTGCAAAGATGTCATGACCACTAAGCCGTAGATCAGAGACTATTGACCCACCAAAAGATGGCCATGGGTCCCATGCAGCTAAGCATGGAAGCCGTCCCCCACTCCTCCAAAATGAAGTGTTGTCCAGTTCCTCCATGGGTGCTCTTCAAAGGtggtagggaaaaaaaaaaaaacccattaaaatgtaataaaacaatGCAAAGTCTAATGGTCTAAAAAAAgaagggaggggggggggggatctacaaatatgcccctctttggtAGAGTTCACAAGTGCAAAGAATGTGAACATCGAAATGAAATGAGAGTGTGAATAATGAGtgtaatgaagtgaactctactgaagaaaaagaaaaacccctAAAGGTACATAAGTAGAACACAAACTCGCCCAAACCAACAGAGGAACAAAAAGGGGTTTAAAATCCTAAGAGAAGGGTAGCTCTTGGAGTACCTCTAAAGCTACGCTATGGATTCAGACTACCTCTAAAATGTCTCCAAAAGTAACTCGAAAATCGATGTCAAAGTTGAGTAGTAGTCGAACCACCTAGGAGCATAGGGATGAACATATATAGAAGGAAGACTACACATGCACCATACAAGAGTGTGAAGTGAGGGGCTCCAATGATAGAATCAAAACACAAGCTATGAGCTCAAAGAGCTATATTACACATAATGGAGGAGGACAAACTCTGGAAAATCATGACTTCGAACGCTTGAaatgtggctctaaacaccaaGACTGAGACAAATGATTTTGAACAACTGTACTAAAGAcaaggctctgaacgccaaactatgGAGAGATATTAAATCTGAACGCTTGAAATTGGAAAAGATGAGTGACTCTGAACAACTAAAACCGATGAaagaaatggctctgaacgcctaaaactggaaaaaaaatggctttgaatgcctatgaaggaaaatggtggctctgaacgcttaaAGGGTGAAAATGGCTTTGgattgtgagcttagggctctaaatgctaaaagtgactctgggttataaatgagaaaagcgactctgggtcatgagcttagggctctaaatgttaaaaatgactgtgggtcataaataagaagaatgactctaggttgtgagctcaagactctgaatgctaagaatgactctgggtcataaatgagaagaacaaCTCtcggtcgtgagctcaaggctctagatgctaagaatgactcagggtcataaatgagaaaaacaactctagttcgtgaactcaaggctctaaatggaaaagaaatgactctgactcataaatgagaaaaacaaccctaggtcgtgagcttagggctttaaatggaaaatatgaatttgggtcataaatgagaaaagtgAATTTggatcgtgagctcagggctctaaatcgaaaagaaatgactctgggtcataaatgagaaaaatgactctaggttgttaGCTCagggttctaaatggaaaataaatgactctgggttataagtgaaaaaaacgactctaggttgtgaacttagggctctaaatggaaaagaaatgactctaggtcataaatgagaaaaacgactctaggttgtgagcttagggctctaaatggaaaagaaatgactctgggtcaaaaatgagaaaaatgactctaggtcatgagcttagggctctaaatggaaaagaaatgactatgggtcataaatgagaaaaacgactctaggtcgtgagcttagggctctaaatggaaaacatgattctgggtcataaatgagaaaaacgactttgggtcgtaaGCTCAGGGcactaaatggaaagaatgactctaggtcataaatgagaaaaacaactttAGGTTGCGAGCTCCGtgatctaaatggaaaagaaatgactctaggtcataaatgagataaacgactctaggtcatgagctttgaGATCTaagtggaaaagaaatgactctggaccataaatgagaaaaacgactctgggtcgtgagctctgggtcgtgagctctgggctctaaatggaaaaaaaatgactctgggtcctaaatgagaaaaatcactctaggtcgtgagcttcgggctctaaatggaaaagaaatgaatctaggtcataaatgagagaAACGACTCTGGATCATGAGCTCCgagctttaaatggaaaagaaatgactctaggtcataaatgagaaaaacgactctaggtcgtaagctttgggctctaaatggaaaagaaatgactctgggtcataaatgagaaaaacgactctagatcatgagctccgggctctaaatggaaaagaaatgactttgggtcataaatgagaaaaacgactttaggtcgtgagctccaggctataaatggaaaagaaatgactctgggtcattaagaagaaaaacaactctaggtcatgaactcTAGGCTCTAAACATCTAAAGtgaagtggctttgaatgctgaactaaaagaaaatggtggctctgaatgccagaCTGActaatggctttgaatgccaaactgaagaacaatggctctgaacgccaaactgtggagaaatggtggctctgaatgccgaactgAAGacatgactctgaatgccaaactgcgAGAGAATGATGATGGGGAATATGCCTCAGTGTGGCGTGTCGCCACAACTCTCGATCCACAAATCATAAAGCCTGAAGAAGTATCATAATAATCTGGATGTCTCTAGCTCAAGGTACTCTACTGAAGGAGCCTATCGCCGTCTAAAAGGAATGACCCACTAGGAAGTCTCAAGAAAAATAGTCTACTAGGGAAGCTATCACCATGTTAACATAACAATCTACTGAAGAGTCATAGGTACTGGGAACGTCAAAAATCAAAAGTTAGGCTCCTCTAAAGGCTCATCTCGACATAAATCATTGATACAGTGACCAGTAATGTGAATAAATATCCCCCAgttgaataaagaaaatgataatagCTCTATGAAAAGACGATCGTCTCCACAATAGAaaaggggaaatatgccccagtatagaaACTGACGCATCCCACCATGTAGGTAACCAAAGAAAATATACCCTAATATAGCAAGTAGTATAATTGATCCATCCTGATGACTCGAGAATAACTCAATGGGGATGCATAAGAAATCTGACATGTACTCTATTGAAATGATGATATGAGAGTCTATGCACCTAAGATAACTCCATCAAAGAATCAcaacaatataa contains the following coding sequences:
- the LOC100263997 gene encoding beta carbonic anhydrase 5, chloroplastic isoform X6, whose protein sequence is MLLQISGLSTCISSQSLRLKASRESPGLTQELTSDRLESIAEIENRYDVFDEVKHRFLSFKKHKYLENLECFQNLATAQAPKFMVIACADSRVCPSKILGFEPGEAFMVRNVANLVPLYENGPTETNAALEFAVNTLEVENILVIGHSCCGGIRALMGMEEEVDSSSFIQSWVVVGKNAKLRAKATASKLSFDQQCRNCEKESINCSLLNLLTYPWIKERVERGMLSIHGGYYDFVNCTFEKWTLDYKESGRYLVKDRVFWA
- the LOC100263997 gene encoding beta carbonic anhydrase 5, chloroplastic isoform X1, whose translation is MAFSSSSLSPFPSISSIDQPTRPSTTRSTIFGSKPKLSVIEQTHVTNLASLNSSQSLRLKASRESPGLTQELTSDRLESIAEIENRYDVFDEVKHRFLSFKKHKYLENLECFQNLATAQAPKFMVIACADSRVCPSKILGFEPGEAFMVRNVANLVPLYENGPTETNAALEFAVNTLEVENILVIGHSCCGGIRALMGMEEEVDSSSFIQSWVVVGKNAKLRAKATASKLSFDQQCRNCEKESINCSLLNLLTYPWIKERVERGMLSIHGGYYDFVNCTFEKWTLDYKESGRYLVKDRVFWA
- the LOC100263997 gene encoding beta carbonic anhydrase 5, chloroplastic isoform X4 codes for the protein MAFSSSSLSPFPSISSIDQPTRPSTTRSTIFGSKPKLSVIEQTHVTNLASLNSSQSLRLKASRESPGLTQELTSDRLESIAEIENRYDVFDEVKHRFLSFKKHKYLENLECFQNLATAQAPKNGPTETNAALEFAVNTLEVENILVIGHSCCGGIRALMGMEEEVDSSSFIQSWVVVGKNAKLRAKATASKLSFDQQCRNCEKESINCSLLNLLTYPWIKERVERGMLSIHGGYYDFVNCTFEKWTLDYKESGRYLVKDRVFWA
- the LOC100263997 gene encoding beta carbonic anhydrase 5, chloroplastic isoform X2, which encodes MAFSSSSLSPFPSISSIDQPTRPSTTRSTIFGSKPKLSVIEQTHVTNLASLNSQSLRLKASRESPGLTQELTSDRLESIAEIENRYDVFDEVKHRFLSFKKHKYLENLECFQNLATAQAPKFMVIACADSRVCPSKILGFEPGEAFMVRNVANLVPLYENGPTETNAALEFAVNTLEVENILVIGHSCCGGIRALMGMEEEVDSSSFIQSWVVVGKNAKLRAKATASKLSFDQQCRNCEKESINCSLLNLLTYPWIKERVERGMLSIHGGYYDFVNCTFEKWTLDYKESGRYLVKDRVFWA
- the LOC100263997 gene encoding beta carbonic anhydrase 5, chloroplastic isoform X5, producing the protein MAFSSSSLSPFPSISSIDQPTRPSTTRSTIFGSKPKLSVIEQTHVTNLASLNSQSLRLKASRESPGLTQELTSDRLESIAEIENRYDVFDEVKHRFLSFKKHKYLENLECFQNLATAQAPKNGPTETNAALEFAVNTLEVENILVIGHSCCGGIRALMGMEEEVDSSSFIQSWVVVGKNAKLRAKATASKLSFDQQCRNCEKESINCSLLNLLTYPWIKERVERGMLSIHGGYYDFVNCTFEKWTLDYKESGRYLVKDRVFWA
- the LOC100263997 gene encoding beta carbonic anhydrase 5, chloroplastic isoform X3; the protein is MAFSSSSLSPFPSISSIDQPTRPSTTRSTIFGSKPKLSVIEQTHVTNLASLNQSLRLKASRESPGLTQELTSDRLESIAEIENRYDVFDEVKHRFLSFKKHKYLENLECFQNLATAQAPKFMVIACADSRVCPSKILGFEPGEAFMVRNVANLVPLYENGPTETNAALEFAVNTLEVENILVIGHSCCGGIRALMGMEEEVDSSSFIQSWVVVGKNAKLRAKATASKLSFDQQCRNCEKESINCSLLNLLTYPWIKERVERGMLSIHGGYYDFVNCTFEKWTLDYKESGRYLVKDRVFWA
- the LOC100263997 gene encoding beta carbonic anhydrase 5, chloroplastic isoform X7 translates to MAFSSSSLSPFPSISSIDQPTRPSTTRSTIFGSKPKLSVIEQTHVTNLASLNQSLRLKASRESPGLTQELTSDRLESIAEIENRYDVFDEVKHRFLSFKKHKYLENLECFQNLATAQAPKNGPTETNAALEFAVNTLEVENILVIGHSCCGGIRALMGMEEEVDSSSFIQSWVVVGKNAKLRAKATASKLSFDQQCRNCEKESINCSLLNLLTYPWIKERVERGMLSIHGGYYDFVNCTFEKWTLDYKESGRYLVKDRVFWA